One stretch of Carassius gibelio isolate Cgi1373 ecotype wild population from Czech Republic chromosome B1, carGib1.2-hapl.c, whole genome shotgun sequence DNA includes these proteins:
- the LOC127949603 gene encoding zinc finger and BTB domain-containing protein 18.2 isoform X3, with amino-acid sequence MSNRIAFQTQLASIMEVLANAAVAEICKLVDDDYAVINLQMTQCQRENKALKRKLHILELKMARGFAERRISSLHRANRVQVSAALSDKYRNQTNDVLYGAQFNSGLWRRGGTDSSAQQDENETNNMTGDAVLSEVDTVLIKDEMFEEDQTRQQRLFIRDGGVKETQSQTGEAGFGDVQMVKDDGQVSGTHQPTLEQRQVEDGEPETIVIKEDLNDQWERSQTQAIIVQDAESDTENCSRRLSTSPAKSTEKPIDVEFPHLSENGQDRSQRTNISPSTGLQIQGTAECSPSSSQQRQYHRFAVRPSRGLTTGESAALTGSGHSHKGMVESRTSPTNQPQLSRAKTAIEMSETGCLLYDRPADPKTSFTHWPAHPSCSYTESDQDQDCMLVQSETVSSIRSSKDGRDGASSTRTHAVRNAAEGSVREEERWNQAAILRQSQIEASGHVSRREVIQTETASTTNPSYLPVIPQTISNPTHPGASLARLQLPKHMENGRRKSYVCKFCGKAFSGLSNIVAHQRVHTGERPFKCDTCGKLFTEAGNLKKHQRVHTGEKPFVCPRCGKRFAWICNLKTHQQSASCGGV; translated from the exons ATGTCGAATCGCATCGCTTTCCAGACTCAGCTCGCTTCCATTATGGAGGTGCTGGCGAATGCAGCGGTGGCTGAGATATGCAAACTCGTAGACGACGACTACGCGGTCATAAACTTACAGATGACCCAATGCCAGCGTGAAAACAAAGCCCTGAAGAGGAAACTTCACATTCTGGAGCTAAAGATGGCTCGGGGGTTTGCAGAGAGGAGGATTAGTTCACTGCATCGCGCTAACCGGGTTCAAGTGAGCGCCGCTTTGTCAGACAAATACAGGAACCAGACTAACG ATGTGCTGTATGGAGCTCAGTTTAACTCGGGACTGTGGAGAAGAGGAGGAACAGACTCATCTGCTCAGCAAGATGAAAATGAAACTAACAATATG ACAGGAGACGCAGTATTATCAGAAGTGGACACAGTGCTGATAAAGGATGAGATGTTTGAGGAGGACCAGACACGGCAGCAGAGACTGTTCATCAGAGATGGTG GAGTAAAAGAGACGCAATCACAGACTGGAGAGGCAGGTTTTGGTGATGTTCAGATGGTGAAAGATGATGGTCAGGTCTCTGGGACGCATCAGCCGACTTTGGAG CAAAGACAGGTGGAAGACGGAGAGCCAGAAACAATAGTGATAAAGGAGGATCTGAACGACCAGTGGGAAAGAAGCCAGACACAAGCCATAATTGTGCAAGATG CAGAGTCTGATACCGAAAATTGTAGCAGACGACTTTCTACCTCACCAGCCAAAAGCACAGAGAAG CCTATAGATGTGGAATTTCCCCATTTAAGTGAAAATGGACAGGATAGGAGCCAGAGAACTAACATTTCTCCATCCACTGGACTGCAGATACAAG GTACTGCTGAGTGCAGTCCAAGTAGCTCTCAACAGCGCCAGTACCACAGGTTTGCTGTTCGACCAAGCAGGGGTCTAACAACAGGAGAAAGCGCAGCTCTCACAGGCTCAGGACACTCACACAAGGGAATGGTGGAAAGCAGAACTTCACCCACAAACCAGCCTCAGCTCAGCAGAGCAAAGACAGCCATTGAAATGTCAGAAACGGGCTGCTTGTTGTATGACAGACCTGCAGATCCTAAAACCAGCTTTACGCACTGGCCCGCACATCCATCCTGTTCATACACCGAGTCGGACCAAGATCAAGACTGTATGCTGGTTCAGTCAGAGACAGTATCATCTATTAGAAGCTCCAAAGATGGACGGGATGGAGCATCATCTACCCGAACACATGCTGTTAGAAATGCAGCGGAGGGGTCAGTCAGAGAAGAGGAAAGGTGGAATCAAGCTGCCATTTTGAGGCAAAGCCAAATTGAAGCATCAGGCCATGTCAGTAGACGTGAAGTGATTCAGACAGAGACTGCAAGTACAACGAACCCTTCATATCTCCCTGTGATACCCCAAACTATATCCAACCCAACTCATCCTGGGGCTTCTCTTGCCAGGCTGCAGCTACCAAAGCACATGGAGAACGGTAGACGGAAAAGCTACGTTTGTAAGTTCTGTGGAAAGGCGTTCTCTGGCTTGTCCAACATTGTGGCCCACCAGCGAGTGCATACAGGCGAGAGACCTTTTAAGTGTGACACGTGTGGGAAGCTTTTCACAGAAGCAGGCAACCTCAAGAAACACCAAAGAGTTCACACAGGAGAGAAACCCTTCGTCTGTCCCCGCTGTGGGAAACGATTCGCATGGATCTGCAATCTCAAGACACATCAGCAGTCAGCCTCCTGTGGAGGAGTCTGA
- the LOC127949603 gene encoding zinc finger protein 18 isoform X2 codes for MSNRIAFQTQLASIMEVLANAAVAEICKLVDDDYAVINLQMTQCQRENKALKRKLHILELKMARGFAERRISSLHRANRVQVSAALSDKYRNQTNDVLYGAQFNSGLWRRGGTDSSAQQDENETNNMTGDAVLSEVDTVLIKDEMFEEDQTRQQRLFIRDGGVKETQSQTGEAGFGDVQMVKDDGQVSGTHQPTLEQQRQVEDGEPETIVIKEDLNDQWERSQTQAIIVQDESDTENCSRRLSTSPAKSTEKPIDVEFPHLSENGQDRSQRTNISPSTGLQIQGTAECSPSSSQQRQYHRFAVRPSRGLTTGESAALTGSGHSHKGMVESRTSPTNQPQLSRAKTAIEMSETGCLLYDRPADPKTSFTHWPAHPSCSYTESDQDQDCMLVQSETVSSIRSSKDGRDGASSTRTHAVRNAAEGSVREEERWNQAAILRQSQIEASGHVSRREVIQTETASTTNPSYLPVIPQTISNPTHPGASLARLQLPKHMENGRRKSYVCKFCGKAFSGLSNIVAHQRVHTGERPFKCDTCGKLFTEAGNLKKHQRVHTGEKPFVCPRCGKRFAWICNLKTHQQSASCGGV; via the exons ATGTCGAATCGCATCGCTTTCCAGACTCAGCTCGCTTCCATTATGGAGGTGCTGGCGAATGCAGCGGTGGCTGAGATATGCAAACTCGTAGACGACGACTACGCGGTCATAAACTTACAGATGACCCAATGCCAGCGTGAAAACAAAGCCCTGAAGAGGAAACTTCACATTCTGGAGCTAAAGATGGCTCGGGGGTTTGCAGAGAGGAGGATTAGTTCACTGCATCGCGCTAACCGGGTTCAAGTGAGCGCCGCTTTGTCAGACAAATACAGGAACCAGACTAACG ATGTGCTGTATGGAGCTCAGTTTAACTCGGGACTGTGGAGAAGAGGAGGAACAGACTCATCTGCTCAGCAAGATGAAAATGAAACTAACAATATG ACAGGAGACGCAGTATTATCAGAAGTGGACACAGTGCTGATAAAGGATGAGATGTTTGAGGAGGACCAGACACGGCAGCAGAGACTGTTCATCAGAGATGGTG GAGTAAAAGAGACGCAATCACAGACTGGAGAGGCAGGTTTTGGTGATGTTCAGATGGTGAAAGATGATGGTCAGGTCTCTGGGACGCATCAGCCGACTTTGGAG CAGCAAAGACAGGTGGAAGACGGAGAGCCAGAAACAATAGTGATAAAGGAGGATCTGAACGACCAGTGGGAAAGAAGCCAGACACAAGCCATAATTGTGCAAGATG AGTCTGATACCGAAAATTGTAGCAGACGACTTTCTACCTCACCAGCCAAAAGCACAGAGAAG CCTATAGATGTGGAATTTCCCCATTTAAGTGAAAATGGACAGGATAGGAGCCAGAGAACTAACATTTCTCCATCCACTGGACTGCAGATACAAG GTACTGCTGAGTGCAGTCCAAGTAGCTCTCAACAGCGCCAGTACCACAGGTTTGCTGTTCGACCAAGCAGGGGTCTAACAACAGGAGAAAGCGCAGCTCTCACAGGCTCAGGACACTCACACAAGGGAATGGTGGAAAGCAGAACTTCACCCACAAACCAGCCTCAGCTCAGCAGAGCAAAGACAGCCATTGAAATGTCAGAAACGGGCTGCTTGTTGTATGACAGACCTGCAGATCCTAAAACCAGCTTTACGCACTGGCCCGCACATCCATCCTGTTCATACACCGAGTCGGACCAAGATCAAGACTGTATGCTGGTTCAGTCAGAGACAGTATCATCTATTAGAAGCTCCAAAGATGGACGGGATGGAGCATCATCTACCCGAACACATGCTGTTAGAAATGCAGCGGAGGGGTCAGTCAGAGAAGAGGAAAGGTGGAATCAAGCTGCCATTTTGAGGCAAAGCCAAATTGAAGCATCAGGCCATGTCAGTAGACGTGAAGTGATTCAGACAGAGACTGCAAGTACAACGAACCCTTCATATCTCCCTGTGATACCCCAAACTATATCCAACCCAACTCATCCTGGGGCTTCTCTTGCCAGGCTGCAGCTACCAAAGCACATGGAGAACGGTAGACGGAAAAGCTACGTTTGTAAGTTCTGTGGAAAGGCGTTCTCTGGCTTGTCCAACATTGTGGCCCACCAGCGAGTGCATACAGGCGAGAGACCTTTTAAGTGTGACACGTGTGGGAAGCTTTTCACAGAAGCAGGCAACCTCAAGAAACACCAAAGAGTTCACACAGGAGAGAAACCCTTCGTCTGTCCCCGCTGTGGGAAACGATTCGCATGGATCTGCAATCTCAAGACACATCAGCAGTCAGCCTCCTGTGGAGGAGTCTGA
- the dok1a gene encoding docking protein 2, which translates to MDTHRKQGEVYLQHQKHGEKWKRYWLALVPASRHGVARLELSEAVRERSSVVVRRPPEKKVVRLADCVTVVKLPPHAEACPGENMAAFCVETEDKRLVFAAEKESCGEWVDIICNIAFQKHTKSAPQPVPLMEDNQIYMSREQLSEFKVVILQNDASVRCGLKGQYWLQAGEDMLVLQDLETRRTVMEWPYKLLRRYGRDKMLFSIEAGRRCESGPGTFNFETRQSDEILRLIESAIHQQRSLAVTGDRHSPHSPRSRSPRSPLPRRPESIILLDMEGSNSPQSSDTKMPLNLNPADVLGPNIYAFSNRPASAIGLTEPIYANPADSVSSSKSTHSDPSGSISLIEPVYSNPAVLIGSHESVYADIKTDPIQSHHSDESEPVYSDPADVFRPKPDNCVQANPTDTIDCRPVKTTPNNGKQQEPVYSEVYGHVELNTSKRLDQKPEEPIYSVPEIVQSNQNNNSQQNKMNEENQPIYSKVNKPPKTPQPFHEKKLSQTLEVVSEDLGMI; encoded by the exons ATggacacacacagaaaacaaggAGAAGTTTACCTACAACATCAGAAACACGGCGAG AAGTGGAAGCGATATTGGTTGGCCCTTGTTCCAGCTAGTCGGCACGGCGTTGCACGGTTAGAATTATCGGAGGCCGTTCGTGAGCGGTCATCTGTGGTGGTCAGACGACCTCCAGAGAAGAAAGTTGTCCGTCTGGCCGACTGTGTGACTGTCGTCAAGCTGCCTCCTCATGCAGAGGCGTGTCCAGGGGAAAACATGGCTGCTTTCTGCGTGGAGACAGAGGACAAGAGGCTTGTGTTTGCAGCAGAGAAAGAAAGCTGTGGAGAATGGGTGGACATAATATGTAACATTGCCTTTCAG AAACACACTAAAAGTGCACCACAGCCAGTGCCTCTTATGGAAGACAATCAGATCTACATGTCCAGAGAACAAT TGAGCGAGTTTAAAGTGGTTATACTGCAGAACGACGCTTCAGTTCGATGTGGCCTGAAAGGACAATACTGGCTACAAGCTGGTGAGGACATGCTAGTTCTTCAAGATCTGGAGACCAGGAGGACTGTAATGGAGTGGCCATACAAGCTGCTGCGTCGCTATGGCCGAGATAAG ATGCTGTTTTCTATAGAAGCGGGCAGGCGTTGTGAATCAGGCCCTGGGACCTTTAACTTTGAGACCAGACAGAGTGACGAGATCCTTCGCCTTATTGAGTCGGCTATCCACCAACAGAGGAGCCTCGCTGTTACTGGAGACAGGCACTCGCCACATTCCCCACGTTCTCGTTCTCCTCGCTCACCCCTGCCCAGACGCCCAGAAAGTATTATTTTGCTTGATATGGAGGGCAGCAACAGCCCTCAGTCTTCAGATACAAAAATGCCCTTGAACCTTAATCCAGCAGATGTCCTTGGCCCAAACATATATGCTTTCTCGAACAGACCTGCAAGTGCTATTGGCTTAACCGAACCTATATATGCAAACCCTGCAGATTCCGTTAGCTCCTCAAAAAGCACACACTCAGATCCCAGTGGCAGTATTAGCTTGATTGAGCCTGTGTATTCAAATCCTGCAGTTTTAATAGGCAGTCATGAATCTGTGTACGCAGATATAAAGACAGATCCTATCCAGTCTCATCATAGCGATGAATCAGAACCAGTGTATTCTGATCCTGCAGATGTCTTTCGCCCAAAACCTGACAACTGTGTCCAAGCCAACCCTACCGACACGATTGACTGCCGTCCTGTCAAAACAACTCCAAACAATGGCAAGCAGCAAGAACCTGTGTACTCTGAGGTGTACGGCCATGTCGAACTAAACACAAGTAAAAGACTTGACCAGAAGCCTGAGGAGCCCATTTATAGTGTACCTGAGATTGTACAGTCAAATCAAAACAATAACtctcaacaaaacaaaatgaacgaGGAGAACCAACCCATCTACAGCAAAGTTAACAAACCACCCAAAACCCCGCAGCCTTTCCATGAAAAGAAGCTAAGCCAAACACTGGAGGTCGTCTCTGAGGACCTTGGAATGATTTAA
- the LOC127949603 gene encoding zinc finger protein 18 isoform X4 produces the protein MSNRIAFQTQLASIMEVLANAAVAEICKLVDDDYAVINLQMTQCQRENKALKRKLHILELKMARGFAERRISSLHRANRVQVSAALSDKYRNQTNDVLYGAQFNSGLWRRGGTDSSAQQDENETNNMTGDAVLSEVDTVLIKDEMFEEDQTRQQRLFIRDGGVKETQSQTGEAGFGDVQMVKDDGQVSGTHQPTLEQRQVEDGEPETIVIKEDLNDQWERSQTQAIIVQDESDTENCSRRLSTSPAKSTEKPIDVEFPHLSENGQDRSQRTNISPSTGLQIQGTAECSPSSSQQRQYHRFAVRPSRGLTTGESAALTGSGHSHKGMVESRTSPTNQPQLSRAKTAIEMSETGCLLYDRPADPKTSFTHWPAHPSCSYTESDQDQDCMLVQSETVSSIRSSKDGRDGASSTRTHAVRNAAEGSVREEERWNQAAILRQSQIEASGHVSRREVIQTETASTTNPSYLPVIPQTISNPTHPGASLARLQLPKHMENGRRKSYVCKFCGKAFSGLSNIVAHQRVHTGERPFKCDTCGKLFTEAGNLKKHQRVHTGEKPFVCPRCGKRFAWICNLKTHQQSASCGGV, from the exons ATGTCGAATCGCATCGCTTTCCAGACTCAGCTCGCTTCCATTATGGAGGTGCTGGCGAATGCAGCGGTGGCTGAGATATGCAAACTCGTAGACGACGACTACGCGGTCATAAACTTACAGATGACCCAATGCCAGCGTGAAAACAAAGCCCTGAAGAGGAAACTTCACATTCTGGAGCTAAAGATGGCTCGGGGGTTTGCAGAGAGGAGGATTAGTTCACTGCATCGCGCTAACCGGGTTCAAGTGAGCGCCGCTTTGTCAGACAAATACAGGAACCAGACTAACG ATGTGCTGTATGGAGCTCAGTTTAACTCGGGACTGTGGAGAAGAGGAGGAACAGACTCATCTGCTCAGCAAGATGAAAATGAAACTAACAATATG ACAGGAGACGCAGTATTATCAGAAGTGGACACAGTGCTGATAAAGGATGAGATGTTTGAGGAGGACCAGACACGGCAGCAGAGACTGTTCATCAGAGATGGTG GAGTAAAAGAGACGCAATCACAGACTGGAGAGGCAGGTTTTGGTGATGTTCAGATGGTGAAAGATGATGGTCAGGTCTCTGGGACGCATCAGCCGACTTTGGAG CAAAGACAGGTGGAAGACGGAGAGCCAGAAACAATAGTGATAAAGGAGGATCTGAACGACCAGTGGGAAAGAAGCCAGACACAAGCCATAATTGTGCAAGATG AGTCTGATACCGAAAATTGTAGCAGACGACTTTCTACCTCACCAGCCAAAAGCACAGAGAAG CCTATAGATGTGGAATTTCCCCATTTAAGTGAAAATGGACAGGATAGGAGCCAGAGAACTAACATTTCTCCATCCACTGGACTGCAGATACAAG GTACTGCTGAGTGCAGTCCAAGTAGCTCTCAACAGCGCCAGTACCACAGGTTTGCTGTTCGACCAAGCAGGGGTCTAACAACAGGAGAAAGCGCAGCTCTCACAGGCTCAGGACACTCACACAAGGGAATGGTGGAAAGCAGAACTTCACCCACAAACCAGCCTCAGCTCAGCAGAGCAAAGACAGCCATTGAAATGTCAGAAACGGGCTGCTTGTTGTATGACAGACCTGCAGATCCTAAAACCAGCTTTACGCACTGGCCCGCACATCCATCCTGTTCATACACCGAGTCGGACCAAGATCAAGACTGTATGCTGGTTCAGTCAGAGACAGTATCATCTATTAGAAGCTCCAAAGATGGACGGGATGGAGCATCATCTACCCGAACACATGCTGTTAGAAATGCAGCGGAGGGGTCAGTCAGAGAAGAGGAAAGGTGGAATCAAGCTGCCATTTTGAGGCAAAGCCAAATTGAAGCATCAGGCCATGTCAGTAGACGTGAAGTGATTCAGACAGAGACTGCAAGTACAACGAACCCTTCATATCTCCCTGTGATACCCCAAACTATATCCAACCCAACTCATCCTGGGGCTTCTCTTGCCAGGCTGCAGCTACCAAAGCACATGGAGAACGGTAGACGGAAAAGCTACGTTTGTAAGTTCTGTGGAAAGGCGTTCTCTGGCTTGTCCAACATTGTGGCCCACCAGCGAGTGCATACAGGCGAGAGACCTTTTAAGTGTGACACGTGTGGGAAGCTTTTCACAGAAGCAGGCAACCTCAAGAAACACCAAAGAGTTCACACAGGAGAGAAACCCTTCGTCTGTCCCCGCTGTGGGAAACGATTCGCATGGATCTGCAATCTCAAGACACATCAGCAGTCAGCCTCCTGTGGAGGAGTCTGA
- the LOC127949603 gene encoding zinc finger and BTB domain-containing protein 18.2 isoform X1 translates to MSNRIAFQTQLASIMEVLANAAVAEICKLVDDDYAVINLQMTQCQRENKALKRKLHILELKMARGFAERRISSLHRANRVQVSAALSDKYRNQTNDVLYGAQFNSGLWRRGGTDSSAQQDENETNNMTGDAVLSEVDTVLIKDEMFEEDQTRQQRLFIRDGGVKETQSQTGEAGFGDVQMVKDDGQVSGTHQPTLEQQRQVEDGEPETIVIKEDLNDQWERSQTQAIIVQDAESDTENCSRRLSTSPAKSTEKPIDVEFPHLSENGQDRSQRTNISPSTGLQIQGTAECSPSSSQQRQYHRFAVRPSRGLTTGESAALTGSGHSHKGMVESRTSPTNQPQLSRAKTAIEMSETGCLLYDRPADPKTSFTHWPAHPSCSYTESDQDQDCMLVQSETVSSIRSSKDGRDGASSTRTHAVRNAAEGSVREEERWNQAAILRQSQIEASGHVSRREVIQTETASTTNPSYLPVIPQTISNPTHPGASLARLQLPKHMENGRRKSYVCKFCGKAFSGLSNIVAHQRVHTGERPFKCDTCGKLFTEAGNLKKHQRVHTGEKPFVCPRCGKRFAWICNLKTHQQSASCGGV, encoded by the exons ATGTCGAATCGCATCGCTTTCCAGACTCAGCTCGCTTCCATTATGGAGGTGCTGGCGAATGCAGCGGTGGCTGAGATATGCAAACTCGTAGACGACGACTACGCGGTCATAAACTTACAGATGACCCAATGCCAGCGTGAAAACAAAGCCCTGAAGAGGAAACTTCACATTCTGGAGCTAAAGATGGCTCGGGGGTTTGCAGAGAGGAGGATTAGTTCACTGCATCGCGCTAACCGGGTTCAAGTGAGCGCCGCTTTGTCAGACAAATACAGGAACCAGACTAACG ATGTGCTGTATGGAGCTCAGTTTAACTCGGGACTGTGGAGAAGAGGAGGAACAGACTCATCTGCTCAGCAAGATGAAAATGAAACTAACAATATG ACAGGAGACGCAGTATTATCAGAAGTGGACACAGTGCTGATAAAGGATGAGATGTTTGAGGAGGACCAGACACGGCAGCAGAGACTGTTCATCAGAGATGGTG GAGTAAAAGAGACGCAATCACAGACTGGAGAGGCAGGTTTTGGTGATGTTCAGATGGTGAAAGATGATGGTCAGGTCTCTGGGACGCATCAGCCGACTTTGGAG CAGCAAAGACAGGTGGAAGACGGAGAGCCAGAAACAATAGTGATAAAGGAGGATCTGAACGACCAGTGGGAAAGAAGCCAGACACAAGCCATAATTGTGCAAGATG CAGAGTCTGATACCGAAAATTGTAGCAGACGACTTTCTACCTCACCAGCCAAAAGCACAGAGAAG CCTATAGATGTGGAATTTCCCCATTTAAGTGAAAATGGACAGGATAGGAGCCAGAGAACTAACATTTCTCCATCCACTGGACTGCAGATACAAG GTACTGCTGAGTGCAGTCCAAGTAGCTCTCAACAGCGCCAGTACCACAGGTTTGCTGTTCGACCAAGCAGGGGTCTAACAACAGGAGAAAGCGCAGCTCTCACAGGCTCAGGACACTCACACAAGGGAATGGTGGAAAGCAGAACTTCACCCACAAACCAGCCTCAGCTCAGCAGAGCAAAGACAGCCATTGAAATGTCAGAAACGGGCTGCTTGTTGTATGACAGACCTGCAGATCCTAAAACCAGCTTTACGCACTGGCCCGCACATCCATCCTGTTCATACACCGAGTCGGACCAAGATCAAGACTGTATGCTGGTTCAGTCAGAGACAGTATCATCTATTAGAAGCTCCAAAGATGGACGGGATGGAGCATCATCTACCCGAACACATGCTGTTAGAAATGCAGCGGAGGGGTCAGTCAGAGAAGAGGAAAGGTGGAATCAAGCTGCCATTTTGAGGCAAAGCCAAATTGAAGCATCAGGCCATGTCAGTAGACGTGAAGTGATTCAGACAGAGACTGCAAGTACAACGAACCCTTCATATCTCCCTGTGATACCCCAAACTATATCCAACCCAACTCATCCTGGGGCTTCTCTTGCCAGGCTGCAGCTACCAAAGCACATGGAGAACGGTAGACGGAAAAGCTACGTTTGTAAGTTCTGTGGAAAGGCGTTCTCTGGCTTGTCCAACATTGTGGCCCACCAGCGAGTGCATACAGGCGAGAGACCTTTTAAGTGTGACACGTGTGGGAAGCTTTTCACAGAAGCAGGCAACCTCAAGAAACACCAAAGAGTTCACACAGGAGAGAAACCCTTCGTCTGTCCCCGCTGTGGGAAACGATTCGCATGGATCTGCAATCTCAAGACACATCAGCAGTCAGCCTCCTGTGGAGGAGTCTGA
- the LOC127949716 gene encoding polyadenylate-binding protein-interacting protein 2B translates to MPEPADINSPEVAKTPGGGSGSGKDENVVNGHKEGDANPFAEYMWMENEEEYNRQVEEELLEQEFLERCFQEMLEEEDQDWFIPARDLPSGVGQIQQQLSGLSVSDGNAEDIARKSSLNPEAKEFVPGVKY, encoded by the exons ATGCCGG AACCTGCTGATATTAACAGTCCAGAGGTAGCAAAGACGCCAGGAGGAGGCAGCGGATCGGGGAAGGATGAGAATGTGGTCAATGGACACAAGGAGGGGGACGCAAACCCCTTCGCAGAGTACATGTGGATGGAGAACGAGGAGGAGTACAATAGACAG GTGGAGGAGGAACTGTTGGAGCAGGAGTTTCTTGAGCGCTGTTTCCAGGAGATGTTGGAGGAGGAGGATCAGGATTGGTTCATTCCTGCCAGAGACCTTCCTTCTGGAGTAGGGCAGATCCAACAGCAGCTTAGCGGGCTGTCGGTCAGCGACGGAAACGCAGAAGACATTGCA cGCAAGAGCAGCTTGAACCCAGAGGCCAAGGAGTTTGTTCCAGGCGTGAAATACTAG